The following nucleotide sequence is from Petrotoga sp. 9PW.55.5.1.
CATAAACATCTATAGCGGCTCCGCCAATTTCATTATTTTTTAATTTTTCATATAAAGCTTTTTCATCGATAACAGGGCCTCTTGCAGTATTTATAACAAAAGCGTCTTTCTTTATTAAAGACAATTTTTCTCTATCCAACAAATGATAAGTTTCTTCTGTTAAGGGAACATTCAAACTTATAAAATCAGATACCTTTAAAAGTTCATCAAGAGGCAGATAAGAAATATTTAACTCCTCTTCCCTCTCTTTAGAAAGTCTGTGCCTTTGGTAATAATAAACTTTCATATCAAAACCTTTTGCCCTTCTTGCTACCGCTTGACCTATACTCCCGCAACCAATAATTCCTAAAGTTTTTCCATACACATCAGTTCCAAGAAAAAGCTCCGGTTTCCACCCATCAAATTTTCCTTCCCTTGTAAACTTGTCCGCTTCAACTATTCTTCTTGCAACTGCTAACATCAAACTCCATGCTAAATCTGCTGTTGTTTCTGTCAAAACATCCGGCGTATTACTTACGTAAATTCCCAATTCTTTCGCTTTATCTATATCTATATTATTGTATCCTACCGCATAATTTGCTACGATTTTTAATTTATTCTTGCCTTGGCTTAAAACTTCTTCATCTATTGGATCAGCTAACATCGTTATCAAAGCATCTGATTCCTTTGCAAGCTCCTTTAATTCATCTTTGGTCAATAATTTATCCTTCGGATTGATCCAAACCTCGTATTCATTTTTTAATAAATTAACTCCCGATTCAGGAATCTTGTAAGTAATAGATACTCTTTTCATTATTCAATTAACCTCCATTAGAAGAATTCTGAAAGTACTCGCTAAATTTTCACAAATAATTATATCATTAGTTTTTTAACTTTTTAAAAAACTCAGTTTATATAATATCAAACCATATAAATAAGTTGAACACTATTGTGAAGAGGCACTGAATTTTGAGAGCTCTACTGTCTAAAAACAAAGGCTTTTAAGGTATAAAATTTCTTTTCTTGACAGGAATTAGAAAAATACTATTTTCTATTCTTTTATGATATAATAATACTGGTTTTTATTTTAATTCATATAACCTATTTTAAACTAATCTCCCATTGGAGGTGCTTTTTTTCTTGTTCGATCCGAATTACATCAGAAATATCGCAATTATTGCCCATATAGATCATGGCAAAACTACTTTGATGGATAGAATTCTTGAGTTAACTCATTCTATTGATGAAAGAAATATGAGAGAACAGTTTCTTG
It contains:
- a CDS encoding D-glycerate dehydrogenase; this encodes MKRVSITYKIPESGVNLLKNEYEVWINPKDKLLTKDELKELAKESDALITMLADPIDEEVLSQGKNKLKIVANYAVGYNNIDIDKAKELGIYVSNTPDVLTETTADLAWSLMLAVARRIVEADKFTREGKFDGWKPELFLGTDVYGKTLGIIGCGSIGQAVARRAKGFDMKVYYYQRHRLSKEREEELNISYLPLDELLKVSDFISLNVPLTEETYHLLDREKLSLIKKDAFVINTARGPVIDEKALYEKLKNNEIGGAAIDVYENEPKLTPGLADLKNVVLTPHIGSATHETRNKMSLMVAKDVIRALEGQVPEHVVWR